The Bacillus sp. Y1 genome has a window encoding:
- a CDS encoding ABC transporter permease, with amino-acid sequence MLTYTVKRLFSLIPVLLGLSLVVFFMIRAIPGDPAQLILGQLATKEAVEALTKQLGLDQPWFVQYFHYLGNLLTGDLGESIRTKAPISEEMVPYLMATIELSFCAMLVAVVIGVNAGIISAWFQNSWFDYVAMVLALVGVSMPIFWLGLMEQWVFAINLDWLPTSGREEVRNPVTAITNIYIIDTIIQGRTDQLVEVIKHLVLPSIALATIPMAIIARITRSTMLEVMRSDFIRTARAKGLKMFWVVYKHSLKNAIIPVLTIIGLQTGLLLGGAILTETIFSWPGIGRYIYEAIGYRDYPVVQSGVLVIAFIFVMINLVIDLLYAAIDPRIKYH; translated from the coding sequence TAAACGATTATTTTCCTTGATTCCAGTTCTTCTCGGATTATCATTAGTTGTCTTTTTTATGATTCGAGCTATACCGGGTGATCCTGCTCAGTTAATTCTAGGTCAGCTTGCAACTAAGGAGGCGGTTGAGGCATTAACAAAACAGTTGGGACTCGATCAGCCATGGTTCGTTCAGTATTTTCATTATCTAGGAAACTTGTTAACAGGAGATCTTGGTGAGTCAATTAGGACAAAAGCTCCGATCTCTGAAGAAATGGTCCCTTATTTAATGGCGACCATTGAGCTTTCGTTCTGCGCGATGTTAGTGGCAGTTGTAATTGGTGTTAATGCTGGAATCATCAGTGCATGGTTCCAAAATTCATGGTTCGATTATGTGGCCATGGTATTAGCTTTAGTTGGTGTATCCATGCCGATATTTTGGCTTGGTCTAATGGAACAATGGGTATTTGCTATTAATTTAGATTGGCTTCCAACTTCTGGCAGGGAAGAAGTGAGAAATCCGGTTACTGCTATAACTAATATTTATATTATTGATACCATCATTCAAGGACGAACTGATCAGCTCGTTGAGGTCATTAAACATCTTGTCCTTCCAAGTATCGCATTAGCCACAATTCCAATGGCAATCATTGCAAGGATCACACGTTCAACCATGCTTGAGGTTATGCGTTCAGACTTTATCCGTACAGCACGTGCAAAAGGATTAAAGATGTTTTGGGTTGTGTACAAGCATTCATTAAAAAATGCTATCATTCCAGTTTTGACCATAATAGGACTACAAACAGGGCTATTATTAGGTGGTGCGATACTTACTGAAACAATATTTAGTTGGCCGGGAATTGGTCGTTATATTTATGAAGCGATTGGTTACCGTGACTATCCGGTAGTGCAGTCTGGAGTATTAGTTATTGCTTTTATATTTGTCATGATTAACTTAGTCATCGACTTATTGTATGCAGCGATAGATCCTCGAATTAAATACCATTAA
- a CDS encoding ABC transporter permease → MELSTQKNDQPIIGTDEKVVSPWLEAWISFKKNKLAVIGAFIVIFFILVAIFAPLIAPYTFKEQMLSNRLLPPSSDHWFGTDDFGRDIFSRVVYGARISLWVGFLAVLGSIVVGCLLGILAGYYGKWVDTIISRTFDIMLAFPSILLAIAIVAVLGPSLRNALIAIAIINIPNFGRLIRSRVLTVKQEEYIMAAKAVGMKNSRILFHHVLPNSMAPIIVQGTLAIATAIIEAAALGFLGLGAEAPNPEWGKMLADARTFLIQAPWTMIFPGLAIMLTVLGFNLMGDGLRDALDPRMKN, encoded by the coding sequence ATGGAACTTTCAACACAAAAAAATGATCAGCCCATTATTGGAACAGACGAGAAGGTTGTTTCACCCTGGCTGGAAGCTTGGATCAGCTTTAAAAAGAATAAGCTTGCAGTAATTGGAGCGTTCATTGTTATATTCTTTATTTTGGTCGCAATATTTGCACCTTTAATCGCACCTTATACGTTTAAGGAGCAAATGCTGTCTAACCGTTTATTACCACCATCGAGTGATCATTGGTTCGGAACGGACGATTTTGGTCGTGATATTTTCTCAAGAGTTGTATATGGGGCAAGAATCTCCTTATGGGTCGGTTTTTTAGCAGTATTAGGATCGATTGTAGTTGGCTGTCTACTAGGAATATTAGCAGGATATTATGGTAAGTGGGTTGATACGATTATCTCTAGAACATTTGATATTATGCTTGCTTTCCCTAGTATTCTACTAGCAATTGCAATCGTGGCTGTCCTTGGTCCATCTTTACGTAATGCATTAATTGCGATTGCCATTATCAATATTCCAAACTTTGGCCGTTTAATACGATCAAGAGTTTTAACGGTTAAGCAGGAAGAATATATTATGGCAGCAAAAGCAGTGGGAATGAAAAACTCTCGTATTTTATTTCACCATGTGTTGCCAAATAGTATGGCTCCGATAATTGTACAAGGAACTTTAGCAATAGCAACTGCAATTATTGAAGCTGCAGCATTAGGTTTTTTAGGACTTGGAGCGGAGGCACCAAACCCTGAATGGGGGAAAATGCTTGCGGATGCAAGAACATTCCTAATACAAGCACCGTGGACAATGATATTCCCCGGGCTTGCCATCATGTTGACCGTTCTTGGATTTAACTTAATGGGGGATGGTTTACGAGACGCACTAGACCCACGAATGAAGAACTAA
- a CDS encoding FUSC family protein — MKLGARILKTGIAIVLSLFLAEVFQSPSPVFAGIAAIFALQPTVYRSYLTIIEQAQGNLIGAVIAVLFVLTLGNNIVIIGLAAIIVIIINLKLNIEKTIPLALVTIIAIMENPSDTFIEFAIIRFSTIMLGIFAAFIVNLVFLPPKYENKLFFKISNMMDEITRWIRMNTRNASDHHLLKNDIEKLKDMVIKLDQLYILYKEDRNYFKKNDIVKARKLVIYRQMISTTKRALNVLKRLHRYENELSQLPEEFKLELQQQLDCLIDSHEQIMYRFAGKGKMPPNHEVGNFCLNRKDLFNLFLSQQDKLNEHENDNVFFHTMQVVSAMVEYDETLEHLDVLVNSFHSYHKEVNEVKFEEIQD; from the coding sequence ATGAAGCTTGGCGCCCGCATTCTAAAGACGGGAATTGCAATTGTTTTATCTTTGTTTCTTGCGGAGGTTTTCCAATCACCTTCCCCTGTTTTCGCTGGAATTGCTGCAATTTTTGCTTTACAACCCACCGTATACCGATCTTATTTAACGATTATCGAACAAGCACAAGGAAATTTAATCGGTGCTGTTATTGCCGTATTATTTGTATTAACACTTGGAAATAACATAGTTATCATTGGGCTGGCAGCTATTATTGTCATTATTATCAATCTTAAATTAAATATAGAAAAAACCATTCCACTTGCACTTGTTACTATTATCGCAATTATGGAAAATCCTAGTGATACATTTATTGAATTCGCAATTATTCGTTTTTCTACCATTATGCTTGGAATTTTCGCAGCATTTATTGTTAATTTAGTTTTCCTACCACCTAAATACGAAAATAAGCTATTCTTTAAAATATCAAATATGATGGATGAAATCACTCGCTGGATACGAATGAACACAAGAAACGCCTCAGATCATCATTTGCTAAAGAATGATATTGAAAAATTAAAGGATATGGTGATCAAACTCGATCAGTTATATATTTTATATAAGGAAGATCGAAATTATTTTAAAAAGAATGATATTGTCAAGGCAAGGAAGCTTGTCATTTATCGTCAAATGATTTCGACAACCAAACGAGCACTCAATGTGTTAAAAAGGCTTCATCGTTATGAAAATGAACTCTCTCAGCTACCAGAAGAGTTTAAACTAGAACTTCAGCAGCAACTCGATTGTTTAATTGATTCTCATGAACAAATCATGTACCGATTTGCCGGTAAGGGAAAGATGCCACCAAATCACGAGGTTGGCAACTTCTGTTTGAATAGAAAAGATCTATTTAATTTATTTCTTTCTCAACAAGATAAACTAAATGAGCATGAAAACGATAATGTCTTTTTTCATACGATGCAAGTCGTTTCCGCAATGGTAGAGTACGACGAAACTTTAGAGCATCTAGATGTTCTTGTTAACAGCTTCCATTCGTATCATAAAGAAGTAAATGAAGTGAAATTCGAGGAAATTCAAGATTAA